The genomic stretch TGGAACCCAGCTGCATGAATTCACCTGGACACACAATCAACATAGATTAGGGAGTTTGTTAATGGACATATTAGTGGATTCTGGGTACTGACAGTTTGAGGTTCAGATGTTTTAAACAGCTCTTGCTACAAGTTACAGCTTCCAATGTGCAAAAGTGTTTAGTACATCTTCAGGTACAACTTAAATAAAGACTATTACTGACTGATATGGCAACAATTTGATTGCTGTACCTCGCACCAGGTCCTCTATCACCTGGGACAACACTTTTACCACTGTGTTGTTACCAATACGAGCCAAGGCCATGGAGGCAGCTGAGAGGATGAAATCTCCAGCCAAGATAGCctggaagagagaaaacaaatgataTTTATatccttaaaaaaatgtatgacaaTGAAGTGGTACAGCAGGAAATATGAGGTGAGGAGAAAATTAAGAACTGTAGTTTTTGAGCTGATTTGATTCCCCTTACCTTTCTTTCACCCCACATTTCATTGATGGTTCTCTTTCCCCTTCGTTTATCTGATCCGTCTATAACGTCATCGTGCACCAGGCTGGCAGTGTGGATCATTTCTGAGATCATAGCTATGGCCCTCTGCCCTGGGAGCAAATCTCTACAGAGGACAAAGACAAGACAACAGATTGCAGGAAGTGAGATGAAATAAAACCCTGGATTATGTTTCATATAATAATTAAAGAGTTATCAAAGGGTTTGGTGTGTCTTCACTCTTACAACTGTAATATGGGTCACTTTGGGTTAGTAGCAgcagtaaataaaacatattttgctgAAATATGTAGATCTAGAGTGGAGTGATCCAATTTTACCCGGCTCTGTTGCTGTGGATGTTGAGTGCCCGGGCCATCAGGACAACTATCATTGGTCGGATGGCCTTGCCCTTGCCATCAAAGTAGTAGTCACAGAGAGACTTCAGCTCTTCTTTGGATACAAATAGCTCCTGTGTGGCAGAGTAATAAAATGCATGTCTTTTATCTCAATCATAATCAACCAGTGTTCAAGATCTGCCAAACGCCACATGACAGTAAAATGTCTTCTGTTCAGTTCTGACCAATATCTTTGAGATAACAACATTTGGATGGCTCATTCGTTGTGTTATTGAACTGTCTCTGCAGCTGCAAGGTCCAATCCAAGcaaaaacactaacaaaaaggcTCTGGATAGACTGATAGTACTCTGGAGCCTAATGTTAGCTGAAAATTtccattatttaatttgtagAGACACATAGCAATTACACACTCAGTATTGAAAATGTACCTTTCTGATGTCATCGTATAAACTTTTTAAATCTTTCTGGGCTAATGTGAAGGGGTCCTTCAGTTTCGCATCACTGTGTATCGTGCAACAGCAAGACTGTAGTGTGGGATCCAACAACCGTGACTTGTGTctggagagaaaaataacacaaacagtaaatgtgACATACAATTTAATTACAAGTTAAAGACACACTTagacccccccaaaaaaacaaaacaaaatttaacaGGCTAATATTGACTattatcttttgtttgtttaattgtaTGCCCATCAGCTAGAAGAAAAAAGATTACTACAACAATTTAATGtgattatgtaaatattatattgcTTGACTTTAACCAAAATTGTATGGTGTTAgtagtaaattaaattaaaaagtagtTAATTATAGTGTGCCTGGTGGTGTAAGGTTACCATTACAATAATATGCAAAAATGCAGTAAATAGTTTGTGCAAACTCTTTGGTTAAGACAACTCACCTGGTGAAAGATGAGGTAAAGTTTAACGTTTTCGGGTTTATCTGTGTTGATAGTGCTGATGGCTGCCGCTGAAAGATTGGAGCACATGATACAATAGGACTTTAGAAATTAAGATTACTTTTAGGAGTCAGCATTTCTCCCCAATAATGTTAATCCTGGCAGCTTTAAACAACATATAGAACCTTGTGTTAGTACACAAACTGAACAGTTACctacaataatacaatatgaaaaatacaaataaatcaacaaaaaatcTGAGATTCTGATTGAAGGTGGTGGGAGTGGGTTGATGGGACCTCAGTATTTGTAAAATACTGGCCACGGGCCTGATCTGATTATgcagttttatagtttttaactttttaacatATGTAAAAGTAACTGTTTTGTTATGGAAATCTTgagtaatcagaatcagaaatactttattgatccccgagggggaactctttcgttacagctacTCACTATCACGTagatgcacacttgagaatataaggaatagaagtactaagcaaatcaaaaatgctaatcaggtacttaacagccagaaaacaataggcctgattactgattattgggccatcttggaaactattaggtcagtttcaggtgaaactagttattaacagatactcaggtagattccttcctgagggcagggcttatgtaacagagtagcttaaatttctagttcccgtcccattttttccacaattgagaatgacttccggatgggagccgaaacgtcttgattctgaaaacagtgtccagatgactacgactgaaaccttttctacgacacaCCGTcttaagcaaatcaaaatataatacactataatacaggtaagataagtTAACAAgttacaaagtggatataagtataaaagctaaaataagtgtagtAACACACGTGAGCCTATGCCAAATGAATTAATGCTAAATGAATGGGGACTTGACAAGACATTGGTTAGACTTAGGTGGACAACTAGCTAAGAAAAGGACAGAGCTTAGTGTAATTGCCCTGTAATGTCAAGAGCGGGTCTTGACCTTTATGCCAGCTGAGTATGCTTTGAACAAGCCAACACCCCCTGCAACAAGACACCACTCATTTAAGAAATTCTTACAAAACACAAGAAGCTCTTGCTTAAGACAAATAGCAGTTACATTGCTAGGAAATGCCACAGACACTGAAGCTCAGCGGTATGTATGACCTTCCAGGGTTTGACAGGACTCCCCGACCGGTGTCCTGCAAACAGCCGCAAACTCACCTTGCTCCCCGGCCCGGAGCTCCAGGATGTCCGCCCCTGATTGGACGCAGAGACGGACACAGACCTGCCGTTAAAATGCCACAAGGTTTCAAATAAACTCGCGCTCGTACACTTTGTACTCCACCTCCGAAACTGCCTCGACCACGGACCCGCCATGTTCCACAGCAGCATGCATTGGCACAGGTTATATATTTGAACGGAACCGGAAAACAGTAACCAGAACTAGGTGTCGCTCGGTTGATGACGTTTAATACCGAGGAAGTAACGTTAACCATAGATGGTAGAGAGTTGAAAGAAACATGAGTAAATTCcttcaaaattaaatattgatcAGGAATGCAGTGGCAGATGTACACTACggttgttttatgtttaaacTGAAGCTATAAAAATTTGTGTTCTTAGACGTCTCCAGAAATATACTAGCATACTTAAGACGATGCTAGTAGCTGGGTAGCTAAGCGCTAGCTAACTGTAGCTACTGGTGTTTTCAGCTAACTATTGTATGGGATATTTTGACGAATAAACCTAAATTACGTTAACCTACCTTTTTATTTCCACAGTGCGGTTTACAGTTTAATTTTAGGGTACATTTATATAAGCACTGTTACTATACTTAAGtgcaaattttatttatttatctttttttatttatagctaCATCAGTGCTCACAGCGCAGGTATATTTAAGGCAACTGCTCAGTCTGTGGGAATGTGTAGTATTCACACAGTTTTAGTCTTTGCTCTAGTAGCAACAACCATCTTCACACCTGTATATGGCCTGGAGGTTTGCCAAAGTACTGACCGTGACTGCCACAGTCATGATGAAAAGGCATTAGACACTGTCAAATCCAGGTGGAACATGAGTGTTTCAAACCTCATACAGAACCTGGACCAATTCAGTGTCTCCTGCAAGAAGCTCATAGGTAAAAGTGGTTATTATGTTATTACAggttaatatatttaaatagaGGTTAATATGTAATTAAATGTTGTCACCATTCTGTCCTCTGCAGAGGCATTCCCAATAGATGAGGTTGATGGCGACTTTGTTCGCACTGTAAAGAACTGCATATTCTCCAAATCCATTCCAACCCCACTGAAAGGCCCATTAAGACTGGCAGCAGTTTCCAAGGTGGTGCTGTAGtatcatcatcagcatcacataGTGTATGTTTAATAACGGAGGAATCCATTTATATTTAAACTTGTCTCAACAGGATGTCATTGAAGGGATCTTAGATGTAGACATGGCTGTGACACAGTCTGAGGAGTTCCTGCATTATGCCAGTGGTGGCGGACTGCTACCAGGATCTGTGCCACTTGCACACAGATATGGAGGTCATCAGGTAGAGTTTGTTCCTAATTCTTTTAGTTGACTTAGCCTTACTGGCTTGcattaaatatatacaaaaattaaaacaaccAACATTTTGCAATTACAGACAGGTTCTTCAAAAACCAGAAAgatataaaacatttcttattCCTATAAAAACAGCTCCAAGCTCCATGTTTCAATCATTTGTCCTGAGCTGAGTCACTTGATATCTTTTCCCTACAAATACCTGAATTCTTATACAGGTTCCTTTAATCAAATCACATTTCCGTTTTTGACATATAACCTTAACTGATATGTCATCAACTGAGGACTAAATTAAGCCAAGTTGATTAACAAAGTCAAGTAAAAGGTGAAATCTCAGTAAATTTCCTTTAAGATGATAATACCCGTGTACATCTGAGACTAGATCTGATCATAGTTGGTGACATTAAAGTTGCTGATGAATTTCTCCTTCTACATCAGTTTGGCTACTGGGCCGGTCAGCTGGGCGATGGTCGAGCACATTCCCTTGGTCAGTATACCAACAGGTGAGAATATTTTTGGATTAGGTTCCTTGTATATTcaaagtactgtatatttaagcATCTCCAGTTAAAACTTTAACTTATTTTCCTTATAAAATGTACCACAGGAAAGGAGAAGTATGGGAACTGCAGCTTAAAGGCTCTGGGAAAACACCTTATTCAAGGTATGTTGGTTATTTTTCTGACGTAGCCTTTTCATCCTGTTTTCCCCCCTTGTTTCACTTTGCCACATTTGGCAACATTGCATGTTTGTGATACCAAATGGTAGCAAAAGGCAAGTATCTTTAATCTGAAATTTCAATATGAATTTGAAAATTTTAATACAGGTCAGGAGATGGTCGAGCTGTGATCCGTTCTTCTGTAAGGGAGTTCCTGTGCAGTGAAGCCATGCATTTCCTAGGTGTTCCAACCAGCAGGGCTGCCAGGTGAGAGGGACAGGTGGTGGATGAAAGGGTTAACATTTGCTCTGTGACTAATCATAATCTTTGTAAAAAGATCAAAGgatctgtctgtttttaatagGCCTTAATATTAAGTATTGGATTCATAgaatttgtgctgtttttttctgtaatgtatATTGTTAATAACTGGGCAATATGACTGTTTGCTAGACTATATATATTCTCTACTTTTCATGACATGTTCAAGAACCTTGTAGAAGGCCAGTATCTTTATTAACATGTATACTTCTGGTGCACAACTGTATTTGGCATTAAGGTTGATAAACCAAGATAAACTATTTacttaaaaactgaattaaGACAGGtgctttatttgtgtttgacaCTTGCGAAAGGGCAAAAATGTTTAGGAAGAAATTTGAATCCATGAACCAGGCACGTGAGGTTCTCCTGAccttttgattgttttgtcaagtgttttctgttattgatctgctttgctttgttttagtcTGATTGTAAGTGACGAGCCGGTGTTGAGGGATCAGTTCTACAATGGCAAcctgaagacagagagaggtacAGGGGttcatgcaaaaacacttaaaaacccAGATTTCACTCATTATCAagtacatttaatttttcattacattagATGTTTTTAGTtgagaatttttatttttatttttaccaggAGCTGTTGTTCTCCGGTTAGCCAAGTCATGGTTTCGGATTGGATCTTTAGAAATTTTGGCTCAAAGTGGAGAGATAGATCTCCTGAGGTGAGTCTGGTCACATGATCATAATGTCGGTGCTTTCTTCTCATTCTGTAGCCTCCTATTGCATTTAGTATACTGCAGCTTGTAACATAACTTTATTGTTCTTTTGATTTTAGAAAGCTGTTGAACTTTGTGAttgatgaacatttttcttCAATCAAGTCAGATGACCCAGATAAATATTTGGTAAGTTAGGAAAAAAATATGCAGTCATTATTTTGCTCACCGAACACAAGGTTTTACTTGATCATACTTTAGTATAgaacataataaacaaaagtaAGGTTTATGTGAAACTGTTAATGCCTAATCTGACTGAAATAGTTTTTCCAGGCATATTGTAAATGTGATAAGTAAATAGTAAAGAGGCTTTTTATCTTTCAGAAACATTATGCTGTAGTTACTGTGAATCTGCATGCTGtatattatttgtttctttaagGAACTTCCTTGTTTCAtgctttgtattttgttgtatttccatttttctagATGTATTATTCCACAGTTGTAAATGAAACGGCACATCTGATTGCCCAGTGGATGTCGGTTGGGTTTGCACATGGTGAGAACCTGTTCTGGCTGAACATTTTATCATACGGTTTGTACCAACGTTTACTGATATCTACTGTGTGTTATCATGACAGGTGTGTGCAACACGGACAACTTCAGTCTCCTGTCTATCACCATCGACTTTGGACCATTTGGTTTCATGGAGTCGTATAACCCCAGTGTGTACGATGatgcatgtctgtgtttcaTCGAAATAACTGAATGCCCTGCTCTCgtcaaatgtcaaacaaagcTGTAATGTTGCAGATTTTGTCCCCAACACATCTGATGATGAGGGCAGATACAGAATAGGAGCTCAGGCCAACGTCGCACTGTTCAACCTGGAGAAGCTGTTGATGGCTCTCAGTCCTGTGCTTTctaaaaaacagcagcaagagTAAGAATATGTGCCTGTTTATATTAAGGGGACTTAAAGTAATATGTGACTTGTATTGTCCTCTGTTTGCCAAAAATATAAAGTGCAACAACACTGAGAGCTCAACTTCTACAAAACCCTTTTGCATATTACTAACTTTGAATGAAGAGGTCAGTTTTCACTGTGACAAATACAGAACGAACATGCAAAATAACTTTTAAGCCAATAATGTTGTTTAGCAACCTTGTCAAACTGTAGTACATACATCATATTTTTCTCGTTTTATGCTCCTACTCTTTACACCTtgaaattttatattttcttaggCAGCATAATTTTGGACTTACTTGTCTTCTTATCTTTTTTCAGGgctaaaattattttaaaaggatACGTTGATACTTACCAGATGAGGTGAGCTGCATGTGAAATGATgatttgtcttttctttatgTTGTTCTCAATGCTATATCCAAGCagtgatagtaataataaataattttctgGCCTTAATCATGCATGTATTTCAGGATTCATCAGCTATTTAAATCTAAACTGGGGCTTCTaggtgaagaggaggatgatggcTACCTCATTGCCTTCCTGCTTAAGGCAAGCCAATGACAATGAGTTGCATGCTCACTGATAGCCATTCTTATATAGTTCATCTCCGTCTACTAAATCAATTTAATCTCACTGTTTACTGGCTGTgtaaaaatttgatttttttttactcccaATCTAATTTGTGTTTGTCTCCCCAGATGATGGAGGACACACAATCAGACTTCACCATGACCTTCAGGCAGCTCGGTGATGTTTCAGCCCAGCAGCTTCATAATAGGAACTTCACACAGGTGGAGCTGAAGTGGCAATATGTTCCATTCctgtttttagattttgttttgaagaGGTGACATCCCATCCAAGACATTGGGTTTCTTCTAATTAGGTGTTCAGGGcagcaaatgtaaaagtaaaatatctaGGATGAAAAAATGGTGAGAAATATAACTAAAGATACATCTATATGACCGTGTTGCAGATTATTATCTCAGTCTATTAGTATGCACGTAACCCACATGCAAAATGCTGCTACTGTAACAGCAAAAAATATGCAGAACCATTGTATCTATTCAGAAGTAATTTAGATTTTAAGGCATCCTTTTCatgatttttatctttttttgtattaGATGTGGGCTCTTGAAGACTTGTCGTCCCACAAGCTCTTTTCTGATTGGCTCAGCATGTACTTGCTCCGGCTCAGCaggtaaacaaaaaaatgtaatgccaGACCTTTCTCAAGTTAGTTTGGTAACCCAAGTTTCTCTGAAATATTCACATGAGGTCATTTGTTTGTGCTTCAAAACACATGCTATATGcttcatttccattttgtgtcatAACGTTGTTATGCCTCTGCCAGCGATAGCCGtggaggcattatgtttttggGTTGTCCGTCCGGCTGTCCCATTCTCGTGAACGCAATATTACAGGAACGCCTTGAGGGAAtctcttcaaatttggcacataCGCATATTTCACATggatgtttaatgggatacaaagATGAATTGATtcaatttttttccccaaaaggtcaaaggtcaacttcactgttaCAATAATGttctggaaaaacacttttttggccgttattcaacaccataactcaggaacagaaggggagattgtggccatatttcacagttggtcggacactgaattggtgacacttttgactcaaaggtcattgtgacctctaaataggtttttagccaatatttaagaatgaattgggcgattccggatttcacacacacatgttgactgggacgacacaatgagaaaagaataactagcacagtacaaGCTTTCCttcatctcgtccattctgccttttcccttcctgcctcattctgaatttagAGCGTCATCGGAATcatgtgactgcaaacaacaacaacaacagtgtgcCTCCAGCATCAGTATAGTGaaaacttccatttagccaaaaaacacacttaatactttttattcaattccatccaagtattcactacatatattatgggtgtggacagacatggatgtaaactgcaacttgaccgGTTGGCGGGGGCATACAACCGCAGGgcggtttgttgttgtttttggattATATCATCTCAAGTGGTATTTggatttaaaagtttttttcctctgttcagACAACAAAATGATAACAATTTGGATCGCCAACACAGGATGAACAGTAAGCCACTTAATCTGCATATTGTAGATATACATAGTGTTGACCACGAAAGTAATTATTTGAATTTCCATAGTGAGTCATGGGATTGTGcttcaaaatagaaaataagaagAAATTCACTTACACAGATTTCTGCAACATTTTGCTTAGAAGATCTTCGTCTGATTGTGAAAAATTTCTTACAGATGTAAATCCTAGATATGTGTTGAGGAACTGGATGGCAGAGTCTGCTATAAGGAAAGCTGAGATGAATGACTTTTCTGAGGTGTGTATATGGTATTTAACTTCTATTAAATTGCATAATTTTACTATCCAAAATCAAAGCAATGCCccattatttttctgtgacaagttattttatttgttttaacctggtgtcttttattttcttctcactAGGTGGAGCTGCTGCACCATATCCTATCCTTTCCCTTTGTTACACAAGAGACTGCAGAGGAGGCTGGCTATGCAGCAAGACCTCCACTGTGGGCTAAGAGGTTAAAGGTCAGCTGTTCCTCTTGAGTGACCCCTGGATaagaaaaatactaaaaatgaaGAAGTACAACCTAACTGAGTTTTTATGGTATATTTTGGTAAATTTGGTGGAATATATTTGGTCCAAAATGTCAAGGTCATGGTTgtttaatgtgtatgtgtaattatgTGTGGATACTGTGATCAACAAAAATTAGGTACAGTTCTCAGTGCCACAGAAGAATTAAACTCTAATTGTATTTTGCtcataaaattgtattttgacTACTTGACAGCTATTAATACTTCCAAACATTATGTAATTTCCTATTGAcaccaaaataaatacaaagatgCTACTGTGGAGGCTGTCCTGTTGGTCTTTAAAGGATCTaggtacatatacagtatgacttTTCACCCTATTCACATATAGTATGCACACACTAGAGCGACAAAATGGATACTAGGTTCAGTGCTTTTTACATATCTGAGGATTTTTTCGCATTTTTGAGGAGTGATATTGATTATAAGATGGTATCCAGGGAGGTTGTTGCTTTTAGATAGACATATGTCATATAccttgtgtttttaaacaacTAATGGCAGCAGGTTGTAGTCAATGGCAGGAAGAAGACCCAATAATTCAGTCCAGTAAGAAATGATGTTCAGTTAATGCATTTCTTATGCCACCAGGAacattaaggatttatttcggcAACAGTCATTTGAAAACTACAGTAAGGCAATGTAAATGCCTGGAAAGTAACTGGTAAAGTGTTTTCATAGTATTTACAGCCCTCCATGCAACAGTATATACAATTCTATAAAACTTTCTCTTTTAAGTATGATGACAGCATATTTTTTATGTCATATGAAAGAAATGTCACCTCAAGTTTGTTACATTAACAGATATGTTAGCATCATGTTTTCTTTCAGCAAATTTTGTCACTGGTGTCTGTGATTGTGATGTGgtttttaaacactgtacaaaACTGGTCTGATTCATGCAAGATTATGTCTTGGATAAGCAGTTTAGAAAAAGGATGGGTGGATCACTGTCTGTTTTCTAGAAGGGATGAAGTCTGTATTGCTCTCCACTGGCTTCATGTTGGAGATGTTAAGTATTGTTGTGGATGTAAAGAGTAGCTGTTTTGCTGAAATCAAGGCAAGGCTGACTAAAGGTTAAGTTGGTCATTGTGCGGGCACAGTTCGTACTATATTTATACTCCACAAATTTCTTTCTCAGGTTAATGATCCCCACGCTTCTTGTTCATGGCCAGCATCAGTTCTGACATGAagtctcctccacctcctccttgcATCGATGGTGTAGTCCTCTTTGGCGGAGCAGGAGGCATCTTCTTCACTGAGCCAGAAGGCTGCAACGCTGCTCTTggggcagcagcagctgctggtggaggaggtggtggaggcgGAGGGGGTGCTCCAGCCCCTGTGAACATTGACTGAGGTGGAGGCGGTGGTAAAAACTCTGGATctggtggtggaggaggcagagactGGTCCATACCTCTGAAACTAGGCGGTGGTGGTAGGGAGTTCACTggcggaggaggaggcggcAGTGATCCAAAGCCAGCgacaggaggagggggtggaagGAAGTCTGGCGGGGCCTCTGAGGCATTGTCGATGGGTGGGGACGGCGGTGGAGGAGGGAGATTGTCCATTGCAGGTGGAGGAAACTTGGTTGGCAAGTTTCTCTGAGGAAGGGCAGGTTTTGCGGCAGCcaaaggaggtggaggagggaagAATTGGTCTGCTGGCGGCGGGGCAAGGATCTTGGCCaatggtgggggtgggggtgggggtgggggtggaggtgCGACATTTCCAAGGTCCTGAGAAGAAAGAATATAACATAATGAAACAACAtggacacatttttacaatgttttaatcaaaagccaatcagagagaaaggaaattGAAATTATGCTATTGgtggcattatgggaaatataggatccagcattttttaGCTTGACTCATACAAGGCACTAAAAAGGCACTttgattttgacctttttttttatctgtctcttgtgagtctcCCAACTTTATAAAAATGCAATAACAAATCCTTGGACCGaccttttaaataattaatcaagcAAAAAAGCCTCTCGAATGTCAGAAATTGctttaatactttattttatgggtttGTAGTTTCCTAGGAGGTTTCCTGGAAAAAACAGTGCAATTTGGTACAAATTGTAggtaaaagaaagacaaagagagtaATTTGACTTCAGTTAGTTGCGTTtagtttagggctgcaactaacaattattt from Siniperca chuatsi isolate FFG_IHB_CAS linkage group LG19, ASM2008510v1, whole genome shotgun sequence encodes the following:
- the pdss1 gene encoding decaprenyl-diphosphate synthase subunit 1 — its product is MLLWNMAGPWSRQFRRWSTKCTSASLFETLWHFNGRSVSVSASNQGRTSWSSGPGSKRQPSALSTQINPKTLNFTSSFTRHKSRLLDPTLQSCCCTIHSDAKLKDPFTLAQKDLKSLYDDIRKELFVSKEELKSLCDYYFDGKGKAIRPMIVVLMARALNIHSNRAGDLLPGQRAIAMISEMIHTASLVHDDVIDGSDKRRGKRTINEMWGERKAILAGDFILSAASMALARIGNNTVVKVLSQVIEDLVRGEFMQLGSKENENERFKHYLEKTFKKTASLIANSCKAVSILVNSDPEVHEIAYQYGKNVGIAFQLVDDVLDFTSGANHLGKPSAADLKLGLATGPVLFACQQFPELHAMIMRRFGSKGDVDRAWQYVLQSDGVQQTNYLAQRYCQEAIRQISMLRPSAERDALIRLTEMVLTRDK
- the LOC122867089 gene encoding protein adenylyltransferase SelO-like isoform X4, which codes for MAVTQSEEFLHYASGGGLLPGSVPLAHRYGGHQFGYWAGQLGDGRAHSLGQYTNRKGEVWELQLKGSGKTPYSRSGDGRAVIRSSVREFLCSEAMHFLGVPTSRAASLIVSDEPVLRDQFYNGNLKTERGAVVLRLAKSWFRIGSLEILAQSGEIDLLRKLLNFVIDEHFSSIKSDDPDKYLMYYSTVVNETAHLIAQWMSVGFAHGVCNTDNFSLLSITIDFGPFGFMESYNPNFVPNTSDDEGRYRIGAQANVALFNLEKLLMALSPVLSKKQQQEAKIILKGYVDTYQMRIHQLFKSKLGLLGEEEDDGYLIAFLLKMMEDTQSDFTMTFRQLGDVSAQQLHNRNFTQMWALEDLSSHKLFSDWLSMYLLRLSRQQNDNNLDRQHRMNNVNPRYVLRNWMAESAIRKAEMNDFSEVELLHHILSFPFVTQETAEEAGYAARPPLWAKRLKVSCSS
- the LOC122867089 gene encoding protein adenylyltransferase SelO-like isoform X3, giving the protein MCSIHTVLVFALVATTIFTPVYGLEVCQSTDRDCHSHDEKALDTVKSRWNMSVSNLIQNLDQFSVSCKKLIEAFPIDEVDGDFVRTVKNCIFSKSIPTPLKGPLRLAAVSKVDVIEGILDVDMAVTQSEEFLHYASGGGLLPGSVPLAHRYGGHQFGYWAGQLGDGRAHSLGQYTNRKGEVWELQLKGSGKTPYSRSGDGRAVIRSSVREFLCSEAMHFLGVPTSRAASLIVSDEPVLRDQFYNGNLKTERGAVVLRLAKSWFRIGSLEILAQSGEIDLLRKLLNFVIDEHFSSIKSDDPDKYLMYYSTVVNETAHLIAQWMSVGFAHGENLFWLNILSYDFVPNTSDDEGRYRIGAQANVALFNLEKLLMALSPVLSKKQQQEAKIILKGYVDTYQMRIHQLFKSKLGLLGEEEDDGYLIAFLLKMMEDTQSDFTMTFRQLGDVSAQQLHNRNFTQMWALEDLSSHKLFSDWLSMYLLRLSRQQNDNNLDRQHRMNNVNPRYVLRNWMAESAIRKAEMNDFSEVELLHHILSFPFVTQETAEEAGYAARPPLWAKRLKVSCSS
- the LOC122867089 gene encoding protein adenylyltransferase SelO-like isoform X2; this encodes MCSIHTVLVFALVATTIFTPVYGLEVCQSTDRDCHSHDEKALDTVKSRWNMSVSNLIQNLDQFSVSCKKLIEAFPIDEVDGDFVRTVKNCIFSKSIPTPLKGPLRLAAVSKDVIEGILDVDMAVTQSEEFLHYASGGGLLPGSVPLAHRYGGHQFGYWAGQLGDGRAHSLGQYTNRKGEVWELQLKGSGKTPYSRSGDGRAVIRSSVREFLCSEAMHFLGVPTSRAASLIVSDEPVLRDQFYNGNLKTERGAVVLRLAKSWFRIGSLEILAQSGEIDLLRKLLNFVIDEHFSSIKSDDPDKYLMYYSTVVNETAHLIAQWMSVGFAHGVCNTDNFSLLSITIDFGPFGFMESYNPNFVPNTSDDEGRYRIGAQANVALFNLEKLLMALSPVLSKKQQQEAKIILKGYVDTYQMRIHQLFKSKLGLLGEEEDDGYLIAFLLKMMEDTQSDFTMTFRQLGDVSAQQLHNRNFTQMWALEDLSSHKLFSDWLSMYLLRLSRQQNDNNLDRQHRMNNVNPRYVLRNWMAESAIRKAEMNDFSEVELLHHILSFPFVTQETAEEAGYAARPPLWAKRLKVSCSS
- the LOC122867089 gene encoding protein adenylyltransferase SelO-like isoform X1, whose amino-acid sequence is MCSIHTVLVFALVATTIFTPVYGLEVCQSTDRDCHSHDEKALDTVKSRWNMSVSNLIQNLDQFSVSCKKLIEAFPIDEVDGDFVRTVKNCIFSKSIPTPLKGPLRLAAVSKVDVIEGILDVDMAVTQSEEFLHYASGGGLLPGSVPLAHRYGGHQFGYWAGQLGDGRAHSLGQYTNRKGEVWELQLKGSGKTPYSRSGDGRAVIRSSVREFLCSEAMHFLGVPTSRAASLIVSDEPVLRDQFYNGNLKTERGAVVLRLAKSWFRIGSLEILAQSGEIDLLRKLLNFVIDEHFSSIKSDDPDKYLMYYSTVVNETAHLIAQWMSVGFAHGVCNTDNFSLLSITIDFGPFGFMESYNPNFVPNTSDDEGRYRIGAQANVALFNLEKLLMALSPVLSKKQQQEAKIILKGYVDTYQMRIHQLFKSKLGLLGEEEDDGYLIAFLLKMMEDTQSDFTMTFRQLGDVSAQQLHNRNFTQMWALEDLSSHKLFSDWLSMYLLRLSRQQNDNNLDRQHRMNNVNPRYVLRNWMAESAIRKAEMNDFSEVELLHHILSFPFVTQETAEEAGYAARPPLWAKRLKVSCSS